The Azospirillum baldaniorum genome window below encodes:
- a CDS encoding ABC transporter permease subunit, giving the protein MEYLAHILVMVCLYGILATSFNLLIGFGGIFALAHATFYASGAYAAGILATKLGIGFPLTLLAGMVVTAGIGLLVAFPAMRVGSHYLVVITLALQAITIDVLMNSKPLTGGPDGIAGIPPVSLFGTALTSPVTFLPLAVVMAALCCAVAWRLGASPFGRSLRAMRENEAAAQAVGKNLVRMKLVVFAMSAGLASVAGTLVAHYIAFVNPESFTIEETILILAMVILGGMGNLWGSLAGAAILVLLPEGLKFVHVPGDIADMVRQVIYGVVLIVILRLRTEGLFPETVFRTPTGAARSSVPANGQLMGALERAGGTPGEVVVSATSLSKHFGGIQAVKDLTIDLKRGEIVGLIGPNGAGKTTAFNLLSGFLRPTGGTILYRGRDMTTLKPHEVVAAGLARSFQDLKLFTKLTVVENILVSLPAQPGDRPLDVYFRPGLVRRADRENVARALEIASFVGLLAKADETAANLSYAEEKLLVIARLLATGADVLLLDEPLSGLDTVTVERICGVIRDLARANKAVCIIEHNLEVIRGVCDEIVFIDEGRVLTKGPPDTLMRDRELAERYFG; this is encoded by the coding sequence ATGGAGTATCTCGCCCACATCCTCGTCATGGTCTGCCTCTACGGCATCCTGGCGACCTCCTTCAACCTGTTGATCGGCTTCGGCGGCATCTTCGCCCTGGCGCACGCCACCTTCTACGCCAGCGGCGCCTACGCCGCCGGCATCCTGGCGACGAAGCTCGGCATCGGCTTTCCCCTCACCCTGCTGGCCGGGATGGTGGTCACCGCCGGCATCGGCCTGCTGGTCGCCTTTCCCGCCATGCGGGTGGGCAGCCACTATCTGGTCGTCATCACGCTGGCGCTCCAGGCCATCACCATCGACGTGCTGATGAACAGCAAGCCGCTGACCGGCGGACCGGACGGCATCGCCGGCATTCCCCCGGTGTCGCTGTTCGGCACGGCGCTGACCAGCCCGGTGACCTTCCTGCCGCTGGCCGTGGTGATGGCGGCTCTGTGCTGCGCGGTCGCCTGGAGGCTCGGCGCCTCGCCCTTCGGACGCTCCCTGCGCGCCATGCGGGAGAACGAGGCGGCGGCCCAGGCGGTCGGCAAGAATCTCGTCCGCATGAAGCTGGTGGTCTTCGCGATGTCGGCGGGGCTGGCCTCCGTCGCCGGCACGCTGGTCGCCCATTACATCGCCTTCGTGAACCCGGAATCCTTCACCATCGAGGAGACCATTCTCATCCTCGCCATGGTGATCCTGGGCGGCATGGGCAATTTGTGGGGCTCGCTGGCCGGGGCGGCGATCCTCGTGCTGTTGCCGGAGGGGCTGAAGTTCGTCCATGTGCCGGGCGACATCGCCGACATGGTGCGGCAGGTGATCTACGGCGTCGTGCTGATCGTCATCCTGCGCCTGCGCACGGAGGGGCTGTTCCCCGAGACGGTGTTCCGCACCCCGACCGGGGCCGCGCGCTCCAGCGTTCCCGCCAACGGCCAGCTCATGGGCGCGCTGGAGCGCGCAGGCGGCACACCGGGGGAGGTGGTGGTCTCCGCGACCTCGCTGTCCAAGCACTTCGGCGGCATCCAGGCGGTGAAGGACCTGACCATCGACCTGAAGCGCGGCGAGATCGTCGGGCTGATCGGCCCCAACGGCGCCGGCAAGACGACCGCCTTCAACCTGCTGTCCGGTTTCCTGCGCCCGACCGGCGGCACCATCCTCTACCGGGGCCGCGACATGACGACGCTGAAGCCGCACGAGGTGGTGGCCGCCGGGCTGGCCCGCTCCTTCCAGGACCTGAAGCTCTTCACCAAGCTGACGGTGGTGGAGAACATCCTGGTTTCGCTGCCCGCACAGCCGGGCGACCGCCCGCTGGACGTCTATTTCCGCCCCGGCCTGGTTCGCCGGGCCGACCGCGAGAACGTCGCCCGCGCGCTGGAGATCGCCTCCTTCGTCGGGCTGCTCGCCAAGGCCGACGAGACCGCCGCCAACCTCTCCTACGCCGAGGAGAAGCTGCTGGTCATCGCCCGGCTGCTGGCGACCGGGGCCGACGTGCTGCTGCTCGACGAGCCGCTGTCCGGCCTCGACACCGTGACGGTGGAGCGCATCTGCGGGGTGATCCGCGACCTCGCCCGCGCCAACAAGGCCGTCTGCATCATCGAGCACAATCTGGAGGTCATCCGCGGCGTCTGCGACGAGATCGTCTTCATCGACGAGGGCCGCGTGCTGACCAAGGGACCGCCGGACACGCTGATGCGCGACCGCGAACTGGCCGAGAGGTATTTCGGATGA